The Pseudomonas sp. IB20 region AGCGCCAAACGACCTGAACGCCTCCACCTCGCCGGTTCGCGCAGCCCAAGGCTTGCCTGACGGCAACAACTGGGCAGTGGGCGGCTACCGCACCGACAACATTCTGGACTCCATCACCTCAGTCTCCAACGCGGCGATTCCGCCGGGCAACCCAGGTGGCGGCACTGTTTTGCGCAGCCGCCAGGGTTATCTGCCAGCAAACGGCGGGCGGGCCGACCCGAACGCGCTGTACTTCCTCTCCGGTGGCGGTAACGACTTCCTGCAAGGGCGCGTTCTCAGCCCGGGCCAGGCTGTTGCCGCCGGCGGCCGGCTGGCAGACAGCGCCCAAGCCCTGCAACAAGCCGGCGCGCGCTACATCATGGTGTGGATGCTGCCTGACCTGGGCCTGACCCCAGCCATCAATGGCACGCCGGCGCAGGCAGCAAGCTCGGCCCTGAGTAACATTTTCAACCAGTCACTGGTGCAGCGCCTGTCACAGATCGACGCGCAGATCATCCCGCTGAATATTCCGCTGCTGCTGAAGGAAACCTTCGCCGACCCTGCCCGCTTCGGCCTGGCCACCGGGCAAAACCTCACCGGCACCTGCTTCAGCGGTAACAGCTGCACCGCCAACCCGACCTACGGCATTGGCGGCACCCACCCGGACCCAACCAAGCTGATCTACAACGACTCGGTCCACCCCACCATCGCCGGGCAACGCTTGATCGCCGACTACGCCTATTCACTGCTGGCAGCGCCATGGGAACTGACCTTGCTGCCGGAGATGGCCCAAGGCACCTTGCGCGCCCACCAAGATGAACTGCGCAACCAGTGGCAGGCCGACAACGGTAGCTGGCAAGCGGTCGGCCAATGGCGCGCGATTGTGGCCGGCGGCGGCCAGCACCTGGACTTCGATGATCAAAGCAGCTCGGCCAGCGGTGACGGCAGTGGCTATAACCTGAACGTCGGCGGCAGCTACCGGCTCGACGAAAACTGGCGCGTCGGCGTGGCCGCCGGCCTGTATCGACAGACACTCGAAGCAGGCGCCAGCGATTCAAACTACAAGCTCAACAGCTACATGGGCACCGCGTTCGCGCAATATCAGCAAAATCACTGGTGGGCCGATGCCGCACTGACCGGCGGCAAGCTGGACTTCGACAGCCTTAAGCGCAAGTTCGCCCTGGGCGTCGGCGAAGGCTCGGAAAAAGGCGACACCGACGGCTGGCTCTGGGCCTTGAGCGGCCGCGTGGGTTATGACATCGCCGGGGCCGGCAGCGACTGGCACTTGTCACCGTTCGTCAGCGCCGACTATGCGCGGGTCGAAGTGAACGGCTATTCGGAAAAAGACAACCGCTCTACCGCGCTGACCTTCGATGATCAACAACGCGACTCCAAGCGCCTGGGCGTAGGCCTGCAGGGCAGCTACCGCGTCACCCCGCAAACCCAGGTGTTTGGCGAAGTGGCTCACGAGCATGAGTTCGAAAACGACACCCAAAAGGTGAAGATGTCGCTCAACAGCGTGCAAGGGATCGATTTCAAACTGGATGGCTACACGCCACGCAGCAATTCGGATCGCTTGAGTGTGGGTGTCAGCCATAAGCTGACTCAGGAGCTGGCGTTACGGGCGGCGTATAACGTGAGGAAGGATGACAGCCTGACCCAGCAAGGGGTGAGTGTGGGGGTGAGTCTGGATTTCTGATGCGGTCTTGAAACCAGCGCAAACCCAATGTGGGAGCTGGCGTGCCTGCGATGCAGACACCTCGGTGTATCAGGTAGACCGAGGTGATGCTATCGCAGGCAAGCCCGCTCCCACATTTTGATCTCAGTTTTGCGGAGTTTGCTCGGCCAACGCCACCGCACGGAACATCGCGCGGCGCTTGTTCAGGGTTTCTTCCCATTCCAGCGCTGGCACCGAGTCAGCCACAATCCCGCCGCCGGCCTGCACATGCAGTTCGCCGTCCTTGATCACGGCGGTGCGGATCGCAATCGCGGTATCCATGTTGCCGTTCCAGGCGAAATAGCCCACGGCACCGCCATACACACCGCGTTTGACCGGCTCCAGTTCGTCGATGATCTCCATCGCGCGAATCTTCGGCGCGCCCGACAAGGTGCCCGCCGGCAGAATCGCCCGCAGCGCGTCCATGGCGGTCAACCCTTCTTTCAGCTCGCCGGTGACGTTGGACACAATGTGCATCACGTTGGAATACCGCTCGATGACCATCTTCTCGGTCAGCTTCACCGAGCCGATTTCCGAAACGCGGCCGGTGTCATTACGGCCCAGGTCGATCAGCATCAAGTGCTCGGCGATTTCCTTGTCGTCGCTCAGCAGGTCTTCTTCCAGCGCAAGGTCAGCTTCTTCGGTGGCGCCACGCGGGCGCGTCCCGGCGATCGGGCGCACGGTGATCAGGTTGTCTTCGACCCGCACCAGCACTTCCGGCGAACTGCCCACCACGTGGAAGTCGCCGAAGTTGAAGAAGTACATGTATGGCGTCGGGTTGAAGCAACGCAGCGCGCGGTACAGGTCAATCGGCGCGGCCTTGAAGTCGATGGACATGCGTTGCGACGGCACCACCTGCATGCAGTCACCGGCGAGGATGTATTCCTTGATGGTGTCGACGGCGCGTTCGTAGTCGTTTTGGGTAAAGCTGGAGCGGAATATCGGGTCGGCGGCCGGAGGGCGGCTGAGGTCCAGGCCACGACGTGGGGTGATAGGCTGGCGCAGTTTTTCCAGCAGCGCTTCGAGGCTGGCCTGGCCTTGCTCGAAGGCGCCCGCCTGGGAAGGGTCAGCGAGTACAATCGCGTGCATCTTGCCGGCAAGGTTGTCGAACACCACCACCGCGTCAGAGACCATCAACAGAATGTCCGGCACGCCCAGCGGGTCCGGGTTCGGGCATTTGCCCAAGCGTTTTTCCACGTAGCGCACGCAGTCGTAGCCGAAATACCCCACCAGGCCACCGTTGAAGCGCGGCAGGCCAGCGATGGTCGGCACGTTGTAACGCGCTTTGAATGCCTCGACGAAAGCCAGAGGGTCTTCAACGTCGTGGCTTTCGATCTCGACGCCATCCAGCGTGATGCTCACGTGGTGATCATGCACCCGCAGCACGGTGCGGCACGGCAAGCCGATGATCGAGTAACGGCCCCACTTCTCGCCGCCTTGTACCGATTCCAGCAGGTAGGAGTTGGGCTCGTCGGCCAGCTTCAAATAGATCGACAGCGGCGTATCGAAGTCGGCCAGGGTTTCGCAGGCCAAGGGGATACGGTTATAGCCGGCAGCGGCCAAACGCAGGAATTCTTCGCGGATCATGAGGTGCCTCGTGGCATGAGGGTCAAACGGTCAGGTGTGCAAACGTGCCGCAGCGCGGCCAGGATCAGTCAGGCGCGCCAACGCCAGCGGGCCAGGGCCTTGATGACTTTCATCCAGAGTTTGCGAGTGACCACCACGATGGCGTTTCCAGAAGGGGTTGGTTCGATGTCGGCCAACGTTATCTCAGCGCCCGCTCCCAAGCAACCGGGGATTAGCCGTCGCAGGTCATCAATCACCAGTGCCGGTGATTCTTCGGCGATCGGCCGGCCATGGTTATAGCCGTAACTGAGCGCCACACACTGCACGCCTGCGGCTTTGGCGGCCAGCACATCACTGCGCGAATCACCGACAAACAACGACTGGGAAGCCGGGATATTGGCCATTTTCATCACAAAGAATAGCGCCGCCGGGTCGGGTTTCTTCTGCGGCAAGGTATCGCCGCCGATGATCCAGCGGAAATACCGGCCGATTTTCATATGATCCAACAGCGGCGCGACAAAACGCTCCGGCTTGTTGGTGATCAGGGCCATTTCCACGCCTTGCTTGTGCAGCCATTTGAGGGTGTCGCGCACACCGGGGTAAACCACGGTCAGCTCGTGGCCGTCCTCATAGGCGGCGTTGAACAATTCCAGGGCGTGTTCGGCCTCCACCTCATCGACACCTTCGGCATCGATGTGATTGGCCAGGGCCCGGCGCACCAGCATCTGCACGCCGTTGCCGACCCACTCACGCACCGACTCAACACCCGCAGGCTTGCGCCCCAGCTTGAGCAGCATCTGGTCCACCGCTGCCGCCAGGTCCGGCACCGAGTCGATCAAGGTACCGTCCAGATCGAACATCACCAGCCGTGGCAGTTTGCCGGGGAACAGCTGCTCAAAGCCGCTCATGGACGCGCCAGCGCCAGTTCGGCACGCATCTTGTCGATGACTTCCTGGTAGTCCGGGGCGTTGAAGATCGCCGAGCCGGCCACGAAGGTGTCAGCGCCAGCGGCGGCGATTTCGCGGATATTGTTGACGTTGACCCCACCGTCGATTTCCAGGCGGATATCCCGGCCGGACGCGTCGATCAGCGCGCGGGCTTCGCGCAGCTTGTTGAGGGTGCCAGGGATGAATTTCTGCCCGCCGAAGCCTGGGTTGACGCTCATCAGCAAGACCATGTCGACCTTGTCCATCACATATTCAAGCACGCTCAGCGGGGTGGCCGGGTTGAACACCAGGCCCGCCTTGCAGCCGCCTTCGCGGATCAGTTGCAAGGTGCGGTCGACGTGCAGCGTGGCTTCCGGGTGGAAGGTGATGTAGGTCGCGCCGGCCTCGATGAAGTCACCGACGATACGGTCCACCGGGCTGACCATCAGGTGCGCATCGATCGGCGCAGTGATGCCGTACTTGCGCAGCGCCGCGCAGACCATCGGGCCGATGGTCAGGTTGGGCACGTAGTGGTTGTCCATGACATCGAAGTGCACGAAGTCGGCGCCGGCGGCCAACACCTTGTCCACTTCTTCACCCAGACGGGCGAAATCGGCGGAGAGAATCGATGGAGCGATAACGAAGGGCTGCATGACGCACCTTTTTTGAGCTAAATCACGATGGCGCGCATTGTATACCTCATGCTTTGCTGCGCGCACCGTGACCTAACTCAACGGTTAGTAAGCCGCCCGGTAGATTTTCTCGATATCCGCCGCGCTGAGCTTGCGCGGGTTGTTGCGCATTAAGCGTTCAATGCCCGCCGCTTCAGTGGCCATGGCCGGGATCGCGTCCTCGGGAATACCGAAGCTGCGCAGGCCTGACGGGATCTCCACTGCGGCACACAGTCGCGTCATCGCTTCGACGGCCTGGTCGGCGGCATCATTAACGCTTAAACCACTGACATTCACGCCCATGGCCTCGCCAATGTCGCGCATGCGCTCCACACACGCCAGCTTGTTCCAGTGCATCACGTAGGGCAGCAGCAGCGCATTGCTCACGCCGTGGGCGATATTGAAACGCCCGCCCAGCGGGTACGCCAACGCATGCACCGCGCCCACCCCGGCATTGCCGAACGCCATGCCGGCCATCAGGCTGGCGGTGGCCATGTCATCGCGGGCCTGCAGGTTGGCCGGGTTGGCGTAAGCCTTGGGCAGCGCCTTGGCGATCAGCTTGATCGCGCCGATGGCCAGGGCATCGGTGATCGGCGAGGCATTCAGCGACAGGTAGGATTCGATGGCATGCACCATGGCATCCACGCCACTGGCGGCGGTCACACTGCGCGGGCACGTGAGGGTCATTTGCGGGCTGATCAACGCGACGTCCGGCAGCAGGTAATCGCTGACGATGCCTTTTTTCAGTTGTGCGGCCTTGTCGGAGAGGATCGCCACATTGGTCACTTCCGAGCCGGTACCGGCGGTAGTGGGGATGGCGATCAACGGTGGCCCTTTGCGCGGCACTTGGTCGACGCCGAACAAGTCCGCCAGCGCGCCGTGGTAACCGGCATAGGCCGCAACGCTCTTGGCGATGTCGATGGCACTGCCACCGCCCACGCCGATCAGGCCGTCATGCCCACCTTCGCGGTACGCGCGCATGCAGTCCTCGACGATGGCGATTTCAGGGTCGGGCAGCACGCGGTCGAATATTTCATAGGGCCGTTCGCCCAAGTGTTCCAGCGCAAGCGCCACGGTGCCGGACTTAACCAGCGCGGCGTCGGTGACGATCAGCGGGTTATCCACATCCAGGCGGGTGAGCTCAAAGGCGAGCTGCTCGATGGCGCCAGCGCCGGTCAGCAGCTTGTGGGCGATCTTGAATGAGGAGGTACTCATGTGCGCGGCCTCTTATTAATGATGGGCTGGCACAAGGATAGCTGGGTATTTTGGGTTGCCTAGCATTCAGGGGCTGAATGGCTCGGTCAATGTGGGAGCTGGCTTGCCTGCGATGCGGGCGACTCGGCGTTACAGGCAAACCGAGGTGATGCTATCGCAGCGGTGCGGCGATCCGACAAGTCAGCTCCCACATTTGATCGGGTTTCCACAGTTAGACCTGAGCAGTACGCAGTTTCTCGCTGCGGCCTCGTAGCCATTCAAGGGTCAGCAACAACAGCACCGAGAAGGCAATCAGCAACGTGGCCGCCGCCGCAATCGTCGGGCTTAAGTTTTCACGGATGCCGCTGAACATCTGCCGAGGCAGGGTCGCTTGCTCCGGGCCGGCGAGGAACAGCGTCACCACCACTTCATCGAAGGACGTTGAGAAGGCAAACAGTGCCCCGCTGATCACCCCCGGCGCGATCAGCGGCAAGGTCACCCGGCGAAACGCGGTCAAGGGCGAAGCGCCCAGGCTGGCCGCCGCCCGCACCAGGTTATGGTTAAAGCCCTG contains the following coding sequences:
- the estP gene encoding esterase EstP, which gives rise to MLRPPFFAPLAGCLLSLACAQALAAPSPYSTMIVFGDSLADAGQFPDGSNGATLRFTNRTGPTFQGDYGLVSSTLLGSKLGVAPNDLNASTSPVRAAQGLPDGNNWAVGGYRTDNILDSITSVSNAAIPPGNPGGGTVLRSRQGYLPANGGRADPNALYFLSGGGNDFLQGRVLSPGQAVAAGGRLADSAQALQQAGARYIMVWMLPDLGLTPAINGTPAQAASSALSNIFNQSLVQRLSQIDAQIIPLNIPLLLKETFADPARFGLATGQNLTGTCFSGNSCTANPTYGIGGTHPDPTKLIYNDSVHPTIAGQRLIADYAYSLLAAPWELTLLPEMAQGTLRAHQDELRNQWQADNGSWQAVGQWRAIVAGGGQHLDFDDQSSSASGDGSGYNLNVGGSYRLDENWRVGVAAGLYRQTLEAGASDSNYKLNSYMGTAFAQYQQNHWWADAALTGGKLDFDSLKRKFALGVGEGSEKGDTDGWLWALSGRVGYDIAGAGSDWHLSPFVSADYARVEVNGYSEKDNRSTALTFDDQQRDSKRLGVGLQGSYRVTPQTQVFGEVAHEHEFENDTQKVKMSLNSVQGIDFKLDGYTPRSNSDRLSVGVSHKLTQELALRAAYNVRKDDSLTQQGVSVGVSLDF
- the trpE gene encoding anthranilate synthase component I, which gives rise to MIREEFLRLAAAGYNRIPLACETLADFDTPLSIYLKLADEPNSYLLESVQGGEKWGRYSIIGLPCRTVLRVHDHHVSITLDGVEIESHDVEDPLAFVEAFKARYNVPTIAGLPRFNGGLVGYFGYDCVRYVEKRLGKCPNPDPLGVPDILLMVSDAVVVFDNLAGKMHAIVLADPSQAGAFEQGQASLEALLEKLRQPITPRRGLDLSRPPAADPIFRSSFTQNDYERAVDTIKEYILAGDCMQVVPSQRMSIDFKAAPIDLYRALRCFNPTPYMYFFNFGDFHVVGSSPEVLVRVEDNLITVRPIAGTRPRGATEEADLALEEDLLSDDKEIAEHLMLIDLGRNDTGRVSEIGSVKLTEKMVIERYSNVMHIVSNVTGELKEGLTAMDALRAILPAGTLSGAPKIRAMEIIDELEPVKRGVYGGAVGYFAWNGNMDTAIAIRTAVIKDGELHVQAGGGIVADSVPALEWEETLNKRRAMFRAVALAEQTPQN
- a CDS encoding phosphoglycolate phosphatase, with the protein product MSGFEQLFPGKLPRLVMFDLDGTLIDSVPDLAAAVDQMLLKLGRKPAGVESVREWVGNGVQMLVRRALANHIDAEGVDEVEAEHALELFNAAYEDGHELTVVYPGVRDTLKWLHKQGVEMALITNKPERFVAPLLDHMKIGRYFRWIIGGDTLPQKKPDPAALFFVMKMANIPASQSLFVGDSRSDVLAAKAAGVQCVALSYGYNHGRPIAEESPALVIDDLRRLIPGCLGAGAEITLADIEPTPSGNAIVVVTRKLWMKVIKALARWRWRA
- the rpe gene encoding ribulose-phosphate 3-epimerase, whose protein sequence is MQPFVIAPSILSADFARLGEEVDKVLAAGADFVHFDVMDNHYVPNLTIGPMVCAALRKYGITAPIDAHLMVSPVDRIVGDFIEAGATYITFHPEATLHVDRTLQLIREGGCKAGLVFNPATPLSVLEYVMDKVDMVLLMSVNPGFGGQKFIPGTLNKLREARALIDASGRDIRLEIDGGVNVNNIREIAAAGADTFVAGSAIFNAPDYQEVIDKMRAELALARP
- a CDS encoding iron-containing alcohol dehydrogenase; the encoded protein is MSTSSFKIAHKLLTGAGAIEQLAFELTRLDVDNPLIVTDAALVKSGTVALALEHLGERPYEIFDRVLPDPEIAIVEDCMRAYREGGHDGLIGVGGGSAIDIAKSVAAYAGYHGALADLFGVDQVPRKGPPLIAIPTTAGTGSEVTNVAILSDKAAQLKKGIVSDYLLPDVALISPQMTLTCPRSVTAASGVDAMVHAIESYLSLNASPITDALAIGAIKLIAKALPKAYANPANLQARDDMATASLMAGMAFGNAGVGAVHALAYPLGGRFNIAHGVSNALLLPYVMHWNKLACVERMRDIGEAMGVNVSGLSVNDAADQAVEAMTRLCAAVEIPSGLRSFGIPEDAIPAMATEAAGIERLMRNNPRKLSAADIEKIYRAAY